From one Acidobacteriota bacterium genomic stretch:
- a CDS encoding 3-hydroxyacyl-CoA dehydrogenase family protein — MGSERIAVLGLGTMGHGIAQIFASTGHRVRCYDSAARARDTLKDRIRGNMEQKARLGLPPGLDPEVVLGRIEVVSELEPSVQGADFVVEAIREDLPTKKDLFKRLEDLVSQETVLASNTSTFPMTEMARSLRHPQRTLVTHWFNPPHIIPLVEVVPGRETDEETVGRTMALLERNGKLAIRLHKEVPGFLVNRIQAAVFREIWDLVEQGVATPEQVDQAVSASIGLRLAAAGPFEIADFAGLDITGHVFGVLLKEIASSRKLPPAVGRLVQEGHYGVKSGRGIYEYTPERIEERQSRRDRLFLQLVDLLHTDRSA; from the coding sequence ATGGGTTCCGAACGTATCGCCGTACTGGGCCTGGGAACCATGGGGCACGGGATCGCCCAGATCTTCGCCTCAACCGGCCATCGCGTCCGCTGCTACGATTCCGCAGCCCGGGCGCGGGACACGCTGAAGGACCGGATCCGCGGCAATATGGAACAGAAGGCCCGGCTGGGTCTCCCCCCGGGACTGGACCCGGAGGTGGTGCTCGGCCGGATCGAGGTTGTCTCCGAGTTGGAACCATCCGTCCAGGGAGCCGATTTCGTCGTGGAGGCGATCCGGGAAGATCTTCCCACGAAGAAGGATCTGTTCAAACGGCTGGAGGATCTCGTTTCCCAGGAGACGGTCCTGGCCAGCAACACCTCCACCTTTCCCATGACCGAGATGGCCCGCAGTCTCCGGCATCCCCAACGGACGCTGGTCACCCACTGGTTCAATCCGCCCCACATCATCCCCCTGGTGGAAGTCGTGCCCGGCCGCGAGACCGATGAGGAAACCGTTGGGAGGACCATGGCCCTGCTGGAGCGGAACGGCAAGCTGGCGATCCGGCTTCACAAGGAAGTTCCCGGGTTCCTGGTCAACCGGATTCAGGCCGCCGTCTTCCGGGAGATCTGGGATCTGGTGGAACAGGGCGTCGCCACCCCGGAACAGGTCGACCAGGCGGTGAGCGCCAGCATCGGGCTCCGCCTGGCCGCAGCCGGACCCTTCGAGATCGCGGACTTCGCCGGCCTCGACATCACCGGGCACGTCTTCGGCGTCCTGCTGAAGGAGATCGCGTCAAGCCGGAAGCTGCCGCCCGCCGTGGGCCGCCTGGTGCAGGAAGGGCACTATGGAGTCAAGAGCGGACGGGGAATCTACGAATACACTCCCGAACGGATCGAGGAGCGGCAGTCGCGCCGCGATCGCCTTTTTCTTCAGTTGGTCGACCTGCTGCACACCGACCGATCGGCCTGA